A stretch of Labrus bergylta chromosome 19, fLabBer1.1, whole genome shotgun sequence DNA encodes these proteins:
- the LOC109979644 gene encoding major histocompatibility complex class I-related gene protein-like, with amino-acid sequence MKTLVFVSLVGLFLHDTTAEMHSLKNFYTTSSEVPNFPEFVIVGMVDDIQVEYYDSNTKRVEPKQDWMNKVTEDKADYWERQTETAVFYQQGFKVNLDILKRLFNQTGGVHIVQKMEGCEWDDETGDVNGYYQDGYDGEDFIVLDLKTWTWVAAQQQAVTTKQKLDNNKAQLEYLKNYLTKECPDWLKKFVNYGRSFLMRTDLPTVSLLQKTPSSRVTCHATGFYPNRAMMFWRKDGEELHEDVDNGEILPNHDGSFQISADLQLPSDDWGKYDCVFQLSGVKEDIVTKLDKREIKTNYVNPMNTVIAIIAIIAIIAALVLLGLAVIGYKKYRGRRRGLV; translated from the exons AGATGCACTCTCTGAAGAATTTCTACACAACGTCTTCTGAAGTCCCAAACTTCCCAGAGTTTGTGATTGTTGGGATGGTTGATGATATTCAGGTAGAATACTACGACAGTAACACCAAGAGAGTAGAACCCAAACAGGACTGGATGAACAAAGTCACAGAAGACAAAGCTGACTACTGGGAGAGGCAGACTGAGACAGCTGTGTTTTACCAGCAGGGCTTCAAAGTCAACCTTGACATTTTAAAGCGGCTCTTCAACCAAACTGGAG gtgttcacaTTGTCCAGAAGATGGAAGGCTGTGAGTGGGATGATGAGACTGGAGATGTTAATGGTTATTATCAAGATGGTTATGATGGAGAAGACTTCATAGTTCTGGACCTGAAGACATGGACGTGGGTCGCTGCACAACAACAGGCTGTCACCACCAAACAGAAGTTGGATAATAACAAAGCTCAGTTAGAGTATCTTAAGAACTACCTCACCAAGGAGTGTCCTGACTGGCTGAAGAAGTTTGTGAACTATGGGAGGAGCTTTCTGATGAGAACAG ACCTCCCCACAGTGTCTCTCCTCCAGAAGACTCCCTCCTCTCGGGTCACCTGCCACGCTACAGGTTTCTACCCCAACAGAGCCATGATGTTCTggaggaaagatggagaggagctTCACGAGGACGTGGACAATGGAGAGATCCTCCCCAACCACGACGGCTCCTTCCAGATCAGCGCTGACCTTCAACTGCCCTCTGATGACTGGGGGAAGTACgactgtgtgtttcagctctctGGTGTGAAGGAGGACATCGTCACCAAACTGGACAAACGAGAGATCAAGACCAACTACG TGAATCCCATGAACACCGTCATCGCCATCATCGCCATCATCGCCATCATCGCTGCACTCGTTCTTCTCGGCCTCGCTGTCATTGGATACAAGAAATACAGAGGCAGAAGGAGGGGGCTGGTGTAG